The Paenibacillus tianjinensis genome has a window encoding:
- the aroF gene encoding 3-deoxy-7-phosphoheptulonate synthase: MIVITSNQTPQEQVNDIIAVIEKEGLQVHLSRGADHTVIGLVGGVTPKLAEHLRQMKGVENVVKITKSYKLASRDFHPEDTIIDIRGVKIGGENLVIMGGPCAVESPEQIDEIARLVKASGGQVLRGGAFKPRTGPYSFQGVGVEGLTMMAEAGRKHGLLTITEVMTPEYVDICAEHADILQVGTRNMQNFDLLRKLGTCGRPVLLKRGFSATYDELLNAAEYILAGGNRDVMLCERGIRTFETYTRNTLDLSAIPVLQNLSHLPVISDPSHGTGRRELVEPMAKASVAAGANGLIIEMHTDPDNSMTGDGVQSLFPEQFDKLLRDLEKLAPIVGRRFSDSLEAAPIA; the protein is encoded by the coding sequence ATGATCGTTATTACATCCAATCAAACACCGCAGGAACAGGTAAATGATATTATTGCAGTTATTGAAAAAGAAGGTCTGCAGGTTCATCTTTCACGGGGAGCGGATCATACGGTAATCGGTTTGGTTGGCGGAGTGACGCCGAAGCTTGCTGAGCATCTGCGGCAGATGAAGGGCGTAGAGAATGTCGTGAAAATCACCAAATCCTACAAGCTGGCCAGCCGTGACTTCCATCCCGAGGATACTATTATTGATATCCGCGGTGTTAAAATCGGCGGAGAGAACCTCGTCATTATGGGAGGCCCTTGCGCCGTTGAGTCCCCTGAACAGATCGATGAAATTGCCCGGCTGGTCAAGGCTTCGGGCGGCCAGGTGCTGCGCGGCGGTGCATTCAAGCCGCGGACGGGTCCTTACAGCTTCCAGGGTGTAGGTGTGGAAGGCCTGACTATGATGGCGGAGGCCGGCAGAAAACATGGCCTGCTTACCATCACTGAGGTAATGACTCCCGAGTATGTTGATATTTGTGCGGAGCACGCGGATATTCTGCAGGTAGGCACGCGCAATATGCAGAATTTCGATCTGTTGCGCAAGCTGGGCACCTGCGGCCGCCCGGTGTTGCTCAAACGCGGTTTCAGTGCAACCTATGATGAACTGCTGAATGCGGCGGAGTACATTCTGGCCGGAGGTAACCGGGATGTTATGCTGTGCGAGCGCGGCATCCGGACCTTTGAAACTTATACACGCAATACGCTAGATCTGTCTGCTATTCCGGTGCTCCAGAACCTGAGCCATCTGCCGGTTATTTCCGATCCGAGCCACGGCACAGGCCGCCGCGAATTAGTAGAGCCTATGGCCAAAGCCTCAGTTGCTGCCGGTGCCAATGGCCTGATTATCGAAATGCATACCGATCCGGACAATTCCATGACTGGTGACGGAGTCCAATCCCTATTCCCTGAACAGTTCGATAAGCTGCTCAGAGATCTGGAGAAGCTTGCACCAATCGTGGGACGCAGGTTCTCAGATTCGCTTGAAGCGGCTCCTATCGCTTAA
- the glnA gene encoding type I glutamate--ammonia ligase: MSVEKVLQTIKENNIEWVDFRFVDLGGRAHHISLPASAVEEETFVNGVAFDGSSIKGFRGIEESDMVMMPDPSTTYIDPFTAHPTLNVMCDIFTPDGERYERDPRGIAVKAEEFLQASGVGTAAFFAPESEFFIFDDVRYESGMNSSSFFVDSEEAAWNTNRKDEGGNLAFKVGVKGGYVPVAPVDSQQDIRSEMCRLLSEAGLEIERHHHEVATAGQAEINFRFDTLKKTADNLLTYKYIVQNTARQYGKVATFMPKPLFGDNGSGMHVHQSIFNGSEPLFYEKGAYANLSEMALNYIGGILYHAPALIALTNPSTNSFKRLVPGYEAPVNLVYSKGNRSAAVRIPVAAVTPKGCRIEFRTPDSTANPYLAFSAMLMAGLDGIKKKINPEEMGYGPLDKNIYELSDADKGKIRSVPGSLNEALDALEADYEFLTEGGVFTKDFIDNYIALKRGEAQEVAIRVHPHEYSLYFDV; this comes from the coding sequence ATGTCGGTTGAAAAAGTGTTGCAGACGATCAAGGAAAACAATATCGAGTGGGTGGATTTTCGGTTTGTAGATTTAGGTGGACGTGCTCACCACATCTCATTGCCAGCATCCGCAGTGGAAGAAGAGACATTTGTAAATGGTGTAGCATTTGACGGTTCTTCCATCAAAGGGTTCCGCGGTATCGAAGAATCGGACATGGTTATGATGCCTGATCCAAGTACTACATACATCGATCCTTTTACAGCTCACCCGACGCTGAATGTTATGTGTGACATTTTCACACCTGATGGCGAACGTTATGAGCGCGACCCGCGCGGTATCGCAGTAAAAGCAGAAGAGTTCCTGCAAGCAAGCGGTGTGGGTACAGCAGCTTTCTTCGCTCCAGAGTCCGAGTTCTTTATCTTTGACGATGTGCGCTACGAAAGCGGAATGAACAGCTCTTCCTTCTTCGTAGATTCCGAAGAAGCAGCATGGAACACAAACCGCAAAGACGAAGGCGGCAATCTTGCATTCAAAGTTGGCGTTAAAGGCGGATATGTTCCGGTAGCTCCAGTAGATTCCCAACAGGATATCCGCAGTGAAATGTGCCGCTTGCTTAGCGAAGCAGGCCTTGAAATCGAACGCCATCACCATGAAGTGGCGACTGCAGGCCAAGCGGAAATCAACTTCCGTTTTGACACCCTGAAGAAAACAGCTGACAATCTCCTTACTTACAAATATATTGTGCAAAATACTGCACGCCAGTACGGCAAAGTTGCAACCTTCATGCCAAAACCGCTGTTCGGCGATAATGGTAGCGGAATGCACGTTCACCAATCCATCTTCAACGGCAGCGAGCCTTTGTTCTATGAAAAAGGCGCATACGCTAACCTGAGTGAAATGGCTTTGAACTACATCGGCGGTATCCTGTATCATGCTCCGGCACTGATCGCGCTGACTAACCCAAGCACCAACTCATTCAAACGTCTGGTTCCTGGTTATGAAGCACCGGTTAACCTGGTTTACTCCAAAGGTAACCGCTCCGCTGCTGTCCGTATCCCGGTAGCTGCTGTAACGCCTAAGGGCTGTCGTATTGAATTCCGTACTCCTGACTCCACTGCTAACCCTTACCTGGCTTTCTCGGCTATGCTGATGGCGGGTCTGGACGGAATCAAGAAGAAGATCAACCCTGAAGAAATGGGTTACGGTCCACTTGACAAGAACATCTACGAATTGTCTGATGCAGACAAAGGGAAGATCCGCAGCGTTCCAGGCAGCCTGAACGAAGCGCTTGACGCTTTGGAAGCTGACTATGAATTCCTGACTGAAGGCGGCGTCTTCACTAAAGACTTCATCGACAACTATATTGCTCTGAAACGTGGAGAAGCACAAGAGGTTGCTATTCGTGTTCATCCTCACGAATACTCCCTGTACTTTGATGTATAA
- a CDS encoding 4-hydroxy-3-methylbut-2-enyl diphosphate reductase, with protein MEVLKISPRGYCYGVVDAMVMARQAAQNLDLPRPIYILGMIVHNTHVTNSFEDDGIITLDGHNRLDILDKVDSGTVIFTAHGVSPEVRKMARAKGLTTVDATCPDVTKTHDLIQEKVAEGYEIIYIGKKGHPEPEGAVGIAPEHVHLIEKEEEIAGLSIPSSRIVITNQTTMSQWDIKHIMKKLLETFPGAEVHNEICMATQVRQEAVAEQAGQCDLVIVVGDPRSNNSNRLAQVSEEIAGVPAHRISDVSELNTAWLQGISKVGVTSGASTPTPITKEVISYLEQYDPALPETWEIKRTVNMAKLLPPVKSKTTSAT; from the coding sequence ATGGAAGTCCTCAAAATTTCTCCCCGGGGCTATTGCTACGGTGTCGTCGATGCCATGGTTATGGCACGGCAGGCCGCACAAAATCTTGATCTGCCCCGGCCGATTTATATACTTGGCATGATTGTGCATAACACTCATGTTACGAATTCCTTTGAAGACGACGGAATCATCACATTGGACGGGCATAACCGTCTGGATATTCTCGATAAAGTGGATAGCGGCACCGTCATCTTTACCGCACACGGCGTATCGCCGGAAGTCCGCAAGATGGCCCGCGCCAAGGGGCTTACTACCGTTGACGCTACTTGTCCGGATGTGACGAAGACTCATGACCTTATCCAGGAGAAAGTAGCTGAAGGCTACGAGATTATTTATATCGGTAAAAAAGGCCATCCGGAGCCCGAAGGCGCCGTTGGCATTGCTCCAGAGCATGTTCACCTGATCGAAAAGGAAGAAGAGATTGCCGGATTGTCTATTCCTTCTTCGCGGATCGTTATCACGAACCAGACCACGATGAGCCAGTGGGATATTAAGCATATTATGAAAAAACTGCTGGAGACCTTCCCCGGCGCCGAGGTCCATAATGAGATCTGCATGGCTACACAGGTGCGGCAGGAAGCGGTAGCAGAGCAAGCCGGCCAATGTGATCTGGTGATTGTTGTCGGCGATCCTCGCAGCAACAACTCTAACCGTCTGGCTCAGGTGTCTGAGGAAATTGCCGGTGTGCCCGCTCACCGGATCTCTGATGTATCCGAGCTGAATACAGCATGGCTGCAGGGAATTTCCAAGGTGGGGGTAACCTCCGGTGCCTCGACGCCCACCCCGATCACGAAGGAAGTCATCAGCTACCTGGAGCAATACGATCCGGCGCTGCCTGAGACTTGGGAGATTAAGCGTACAGTGAATATGGCGAAGCTTCTGCCTCCTGTGAAGAGCAAGACGACAAGTGCAACCTAA